The proteins below come from a single candidate division WOR-3 bacterium genomic window:
- a CDS encoding chemotaxis protein CheD (catalyzes the conversion of glutamine residues to glutamate on methyl-accepting chemotaxis receptors), protein MNEEKVGIGELKVEQGEAVLAAYGVGSCVVIILYDTEKKIGGLAHCLLPSGNENSLKYPRAAIAKMMKDMIEMGAQPDKIIAKIIGGATMFEGFAKHEIGKRNVLQTREELNKLNIPIVGEDVFGNWGRTVFLNLSTGEVRVRSFKHGEKVL, encoded by the coding sequence ATGAACGAAGAGAAGGTAGGGATAGGAGAATTGAAGGTCGAACAGGGAGAAGCCGTGCTTGCTGCTTATGGGGTAGGTTCCTGTGTCGTTATTATACTTTATGACACCGAGAAGAAGATCGGCGGTCTGGCGCACTGCCTTCTGCCTTCAGGGAACGAGAACAGCTTGAAATACCCCAGGGCTGCGATTGCGAAGATGATGAAAGATATGATTGAGATGGGGGCGCAACCTGATAAGATAATCGCGAAGATCATCGGCGGCGCCACAATGTTTGAGGGATTTGCCAAACATGAGATCGGTAAAAGAAATGTCCTGCAGACGAGGGAAGAGTTGAATAAATTGAATATACCGATTGTCGGTGAAGATGTTTTCGGCAATTGGGGGAGAACGGTTTTTTTGAATCTCAGTACCGGCGAGGTGAGGGTACGTTCGTTTAAACATGGAGAAAAAGTTTTATGA
- a CDS encoding protein-glutamate O-methyltransferase CheR — MENSFKELIDYIGKQTSFRCQHYKEKPLKRRIKVRMRALNIHGFEEYHQYLKKEPEEMERLLDTITINLSYFFRNPETFEYLSNSIFPEFKKRTGPMVFWSAGCAHGEEPYSLAITAAENSLLHRVDIYGTDIDNNVLQKARAGVYTKLVFQYTPEEILKKYFTETEDGFAISDKIKRRVTFLNIDLFEPPSFDPCDLIVCRNVLIYLDRSAQSTILKNFYDHLKPGGYLVIGKAELLIGIPEVKLFEVISRPEHVYRKKPVQS; from the coding sequence GTGGAAAATAGTTTCAAGGAACTCATCGACTACATCGGAAAACAGACTTCATTCCGATGCCAGCATTACAAAGAGAAACCGCTGAAGAGACGGATAAAGGTGAGGATGAGGGCGTTGAACATCCACGGCTTTGAGGAATACCATCAATATCTGAAAAAAGAGCCTGAAGAGATGGAGCGGCTGCTGGACACGATAACAATCAATCTTTCGTATTTTTTTCGAAATCCCGAGACATTTGAGTATTTGAGCAATTCGATATTTCCGGAATTCAAAAAGAGGACCGGGCCGATGGTGTTCTGGAGTGCAGGTTGCGCCCACGGTGAAGAACCTTATTCCCTGGCGATCACCGCGGCGGAGAATTCACTGCTCCATCGAGTGGATATCTACGGCACTGACATCGACAATAATGTTTTGCAAAAAGCGCGCGCGGGAGTCTACACGAAGCTCGTCTTCCAGTATACCCCTGAGGAAATTTTAAAAAAGTATTTTACAGAGACTGAGGACGGTTTTGCTATTTCCGATAAGATAAAAAGAAGAGTTACTTTTTTGAACATCGACCTTTTTGAGCCACCGTCTTTTGACCCGTGTGATTTGATCGTCTGCCGGAATGTATTGATATATCTGGACCGCAGTGCGCAGTCGACCATATTGAAAAATTTCTACGACCACTTGAAACCGGGCGGTTATCTGGTCATCGGTAAGGCGGAATTGCTGATCGGAATCCCTGAAGTCAAGCTGTTCGAGGTCATCAGCCGTCCCGAACATGTCTACCGAAAAAAACCTGTTCAGTCGTAG